The sequence TCAAGATACTCCGCGCTTTCAAGGGTTGCTTGGAGATGGGAGTCAGTGGGGAATTAGCCTGAGCTACGCGGTTCAGTCATCGCCAGATGGCTTGGCGCAGGCGTTTATTATTGGGCGCGAATTCATCGGCGGCGCGTTATCTGCATTAATCTTGGGCGACAATATCTATTACGGTCATGATTTTGAAATGCAGCTGAGTTTTGCTGCTGCACGGGAAACTGGAGCTACGGTTTTTGCGTACCATGTTCAAGATCCGGCGCGCTATGGTGTAGTGAGTTTCGACTCTGAACGTCGCGCCATTTGTATCGAGGAAAAGCCGTTGCATCCCAAGTCAAACTATGCGGTCACGGGCCTGTATTTTTATGATGATCATGTGTGTGATATTGCCGCCAGCATAAAACCCTCCGCTCGAGGTGAGCTGGAAATCAGCGATGTTAATCGTATCTACCTAGAACAGAACATGCTTAACGTTGAATTGATGGGGCGTGGCATGGCTTGGCTCGATACTGGAACCCATCAATCCTTGCTCGACGCAGGGCAATTTATTGCAACCCTTGAAAATCGACAGGGTTTGAAGATCGCCTGTCCCGAAGAAATCGCGTATCGAAAAAATTACATCAGCGCCGATCAGCTCGAGGCGCTTGCACAATCGCTGAAAAAAAACAGCTATGGACAATATCTGCTGCGTTTGTTGACAGATCGAGTATTTTAATTATGCAAATTCGAAGTACAGAGATTCCGGATGTCCTGATCATCGAACCCAACGTATTTGGTGATGATCGTGGGTTTTTTTATGAAAGTTTCAATAGTCGCCGCTTTGCGGAGCTTACGAGCGTCCACATCAATTTCGTACAGGATAATCATTCCAAGTCTGCCAAGAATGTATTGCGAGGCCTTCATTACCAGCTTCAACAGCCGCAAGGAAAGCTGGTACGAGTCATTTCAGGTGAAGTGTACGATGTTGTTGTTGATATACGCAGGAGCTCGCTTACTTTTGGTCGATGGATTGGGGTTAAATTATCTGCCGAAAATAAGCGTCAGTTATGGATACCCGAGGGTTTTGCGCATGGTTTTCTTGTTACTAGCGAATCAGCAGAATTCCTTTACAAAACCACGGATTATTGGGCCCCCCAATTTGAGCGCAGTATCCGATGGAACGATCCGATTTTAGGAATCGACTGGCCTATTGTTGGGAGTCCGGTGCTTTCGGAGAAAGATCGGGCCGGCGTGTCGCTGAAGGATGCGGAGGTCTTTGCATGAAGATCCTTCTTACAGGTAAAACAGGTCAAGTGGGATATGAGCTGGAGCGGAGCTTGCGCGGGCTGGGGGAGGTTGTTGCACTAAGTCGCGCGCAAATGGATTTAACCAGCATTGATCAAATACGAGATGTTATCCGTGCCATTAAGCCCAAGCTTATTGTCAATGCCGCGGCCTACACTGCAGTGGATCGGGCGGAGACGGAGTCGGAGCTTGCGATGCTTGTTAATGGCGAGGCCCCTGCCGTAATGGCGCATGAAGCAAAAAAGCTGGGGGCCGCAATGATTCATTTTTCAACGGATTACGTTTTTGATGGTGAAAAAAAAAGCCCATATACAGAGAGCGATCCTGTTGGCCCAATAAATGTGTATGGCCATACTAAATGCGCAGGAGAGCAGGCTATTCAGGCTGAGGGCATATCCCATCTTGTCCTGCGTACCAGTTGGGTCTATGGCACACGTGGCAATAATTTTTTGCTGACGGTGCTGCGCCTTGCGCAGGAGCGCGACGAACTACGTATCGTAAGTGATCAATTCGGTGCTCCGACGTGGTGTAAGACGATTGCTGATGCCACAGCACATATTGTCGCCCAGAGTATTGCTGCGCCATCGAGCGCTGAATGGTGGCGAGAGCATTCTGGTGTGTATCATCTCACTGCCAAAGGGCAGGCAACCTGGTACGAGTTTGCCCGGATGATCCTTGAGTATTGGAGTGTCACAAAAAAAACCAAGCTAATCTCGATAACAACTCAGGAGTATCCAGTGATAGCTCGCAGGCCAATGTATTCCGTTATGTCGTGTAAGCGATTTGGTGATTTTATGTATGAATTGCCGGATTGGGATAGAGCACTGCAAGCCTGCTCGGAAAATGTGGAGCTATGATTAAAGTGCTATAAAAACAACATTTCTATTTTTGATCTAATTTGTATAGCATGTATGTTTAGCTAATAAAATTAGCTATTCATCTCGTTGCTAATTGTGCACTTATCCTGGGAGAGCTTTTCAAGCCGAAATTTAAGTAAAAATATAGCACTGCAGGATTGAGGGATTTTTGGGTGATATGGAATTATGATTTTTCTTGTGAATAAATAATAGTATGAATATTTTAGTAACTGGAGCCTCAGGGTTTGTTGGCCGATATTTATGTAAGCATTTAGATCAAGCTGGCCATCATGTAATCGCTGTAGCTAGACCAGGTAGTCTCCCGATTGAAGGGGCAAAGGTAGAGAAAATTGCATCTAATTTCGATGATTTTAATTTTGTCGAGGATGTCTTGCCCGGCTGTGATGTTGTTATTCATTTGGCAGGCAGGGCTCATATATTAAAAGATACCTCTGAAGATCCTTTAAATGAATTCAGAAGAGTTAATGTAGAGATTACTGAAAAATTAATGTTGAAGGCCGCAAAGTGTGGGGTTCGCCGTTTTATTTTTATTAGTTCAATTGGAGTCAATGGTAATAGAAATTCCGGACATCCGTTTACCGAAAATGATGTTGAAAACCCTCATGATTTATATGCAATTAGCAAAATAGAAGCTGAGCAAGCGGTCCGGAAAATTGCTGAGCAGAGTGGGATGGAATACATAATTATTCGTCCAGTATTGATTTATGGACCAAATGCACCGGGAAATTTCGGTCTTTTGCTAAAACTTGCCTTTAAGAGGCTGCCGCTCCCCTTTCTGTATTTGTCAGCGAAAAGGAGTTTATTGAGCGTATGGAACTTGGTCGATTTTTTGACAGTTTGTGTTAATTGCAAAAATGTTATCCGGGAAACTTTTTTAATTGCGGATGAACAGACTACAGACTTGGCAGAGATATTTAGAAATTTGGGGGAGGGAATGGGAAAAAAGCAAATGATCTTCCCTTTTCCTACAAAAATTCTTATTGCTATATGTAGTTTGTTTCATAAAAAACATTTGTATGATAAATTGAATTCGGAATTGGTTGTTGATGTCAATAAGGCAAAAAATATGCTCAATTGGAATCCACCCTACAGTACGCCAGAAGCTTTAATTAAAACTGGAAAAGAATATATTTGGACTGAATAATGAAAAGAATTTTTGATTTATTACTAGCTTTGATCGCGTTGATAATTTTAATCATTCCCTTTGTTTTTGTTGCTATAATTGTTAAATTAACCTCGGTAGGTCCGATACTTTACTGGTCTGATAGGGTTGGGCGAAGAAATAAGATCTTTAAAATGCCTAAATTTCGCACTATGAGAATTGACACTCCTGCTGTTGCAACTCATTTGCTGTCGGATCCAAAGAAATTTTTGACACCTGCAGGATCTTTTTTGCGTAAATCAAGTCTAGACGAGTTGCCGCAATTGTGGAGCATTCTTAACGGTGATATGAGTTTTGTTGGTCCTCGTCCTGCACTATTCAATCAGGACGATCTTATATTGCTTAGAACAGAAAATGGTATTGATCAATTAGTCCCTGGTTTGACTGGATGGGCTCAAATAAATGGCCGTGATGAATTGCCAATTCCTGAAAAAGTAAAGCTCGATATTGAGTATTTGCATCAAAAATCATTATTTTTTGATATTAAAATTATATTTTTGACTTTCCTAAAAGTTGTCCGAAGAGATGGTGTCACGCATTAAGTCGAATTGTGGTTTGACTCCAATGCATGCATACCTTTTATAGCTAATAGCTGAATTGTTGACATGGTTTCTTTTTTGAATTTATCGCGCCTTCACAAACAATTAATTGCCGCAACTGCGGATTTGATTTTGTTGCCTCTGACATTTTGTCTAGCAATATGGCTGCGTCACGATGGGCTGAGCATTTGGTTATTACATCAGTATGCATTATTGATTATTTCCGCGCCTTTAATATCAATTCCCATTTTCATTAAACTAGGTCTATATAGGGCGGTTATCCGATTTATTGACCATAAAATAGTATATGTAGTGGTATTTGGTGTAACGCTGTCTGTGGTCGCTTTGGGGCCTTGGGTACTTTTACGCAAACAGTGGGTTATTCGCGAGCGGTTTTTGGTATTTATTGGGTTAGCGCAATTTTATATGTGACGGCCAGCAGATTCTTGGCGCGGGGCTATTTGTTGCGTCTCAGTGGTGTAGGTGGTGTAGTGCCAGTGGCTATATATGGAGCGGGTCAAGCGGGAACACAATTGGCGAGCGCACTTCGGGCAGGCAATGAATATTTGCCGGTAGCGTTTATTGACGATAAAAAGGAATTGCAACGCGCCACGATTGCAGGCATAAAGGTTTTTCCCGCAGATGATTTACCTAATTTGATTGCGCGATTTGGTTTTAAAGAGATATTGCTGGCAATGCCGTCTTTAAGTAAAGTGCAACAGAAGCATATACTCGATCTACTTGAGCCTCTTAAGGTGAAAATAAAAGTAACTCCTCCAATTAAGAGTCTGATCAATGGTGAGTTGCGCGTGCAGGATATTCGCGAAGTTGAGATTGAAGATTTACTTGGACGCGACCCCGTGGAGCCAAATCCCGAGCTGATTTCTGCTTGTATTGTCAATAAGTCGGTATTAGTTACGGGGGCAGGTGGTTCTATCGGATCAGAACTATGTCGCCAGATTATTAAACAGCGACCGTCTCGTTTGATTTTGTTGGAAATGTCGGAGTTCGGGTTATACGCGATTGAGCAGGAATTAAGTGAGCTGCAACGGAGCCTTGGCTTAAGTATTGAACTCTTGCCGTTCTTGGGTTCTGTGCTGGAAACCGAAAAATGTACGCGTATCATGCGTACATTTTCTGTGGAAACGGTATATCACGCTGCAGCCTACAAGCATGTACCGTTGGTTGAGCACAATCCAATTGAGGGAATTCGGAATAATGTATTCGGGACTCTCAGCGTCGCAAAAGCTGCCATAGCAGCTGGCGTTAAATCATTCGTGTTGATTTCGACGGATAAAGCGGTGCGACCAACAAATGTGATGGGTTCCACGAAGCGTTTTGCCGAATTGATTCTACAGGCATTCTCTCGTGTGCAAGCCAAAGGTGCGGCAAAGACAAGGTTCTGTATGGTGCGTTTTGGTAACGTGCTAGGCTCATCGGGTTCAGTTGTGCCATTGTTTCGAAAGCAAATCATGGCGGGTGGACCAATTACGTTGACTCATCCCGAAATCACGCGATACTTCATGACAATCCCGGAAGCCGCGCAATTAGTTTTGCAGGCTGGCGCGATGGGACAGGGCGGGGACGTGTTCGTACTGGATATGGGAGATCCGGTAAAGATTATTGATCTGGCTAAACGTATGGTGCATTTGAGTGGTCTCGAGGTTTTGTCAGATCTGACACCTGAGGGCACTATCGAAATCAACCATGTTGGCTTGCGCCCTGGGGAGAAACTATATGAGGAATTATTGATTGGCGAAAATGTTGAAGGCACTGAGCACCCATTGATTTTGCGTGCGCAGGAAGTCGAAATTCCATGGCTGGTGTTGGAGGGATTGTTGATCAAGTTAGAAGATGCATGTGGCAGATTTGCATACGAAGAAGTACGCGCATTACTTGTACAAACCGTTGCAGAGTATACGCCACAGTGCGGAATTGAGGACTTTATCTGGCGAGCTAAAAAACAATCGATCGATGCGGCTGATGGAATGCTTCATTAATTTTACTTTGCGAGGGTAGTATGGATTTATCGAAATTTTCAATTGTCGAATTAAGGGCATTGCAAGATCAGGTCAAGCAAGTGCTGACGGATCTTGAGCAACAAGAACAAGCCAAAGCACGGGAACAGATTTTGGCGATTGCTCACAGTGCTGGCATCTCTTTACAAGACTTACTCGCTGCGCAAGGGCGCGGCAAGAATGCGACATCTGGCGTCAAGGTCGCTGTGCGTTATCGTCATCCTTCTGACGCTTTGTTGCAGTGGACTGGGCGCGGTCGCCAACCCAAATGGGTTCAGGAGTGGGTGGCTTCGGGGCAGTCGCTGGACGCAATACGAGTGTAGTAACCCCGCATTTGTCGCTTTGTATATAAACTCGGTTGTCCTCTTGTTTTAATGCGGTAATTGATTTTAGTTAATCACTGATGTTTCGGTATTCAAGAGATCGATATATATATAAATACGTTCGGTACGGTACTCAAGCCCGGTTTTTATTTTTCATTCAGTTAGTGCCATTTTTATTTTCATAACAAATACATGCTTCCTCTCTCAAAATCTATATTCAAAGCCTATGATATTCGCGGTGTAGTAGGCACAACGCTGGATGCTGACATTGCCCGCAAAATTGGGCACGCATTTGGTATCGCTGTTCGTGACAAGGGCGAGAAAGTAGTGATCATTGGACGTGATGGTCGTGTGTCTGGGCCAGAACTTGCAGCTGCTTTGGCCGCCGGCATACAGGACTCGGGGCTGGATGTGCTTGACCTGGGGGTGGTAGTAACACCGATGGTGTATTTCGCCACGCATGTTCTGGATGCACGATCCGGGGTCATGCTCACCGGTAGCCATAATCCGGCGGATTACAATGGTTTCAAAATGGTGCTTGCAGGTGAAGCGATTTATGGCGACACAATCCAACAATTGTATCAAGCCATTGCACGCGGCAGTGTAGATGTTGCAACGGCAGAGCCAATTGGCAGCTACCGTCAATATGACATCAGGGATACTTATCTGCAACGTATTGTCGGCGACACGAAGTTGGCGCGTCCGATGAAAATTGTGGTCGATTGCGGCAATGGCGTTGCTGGGGCATTTGCTGGTGAATTATATCGTGCGCTAGGTTGCGAGGTAGAAGAGTTGTTCTGCGAAGTGGATGGTACTTTCCCGAACCATCATCCCGATCCTGCACATCCCGAAAACCTACAGGATGTGATTCGTGCATTACAGCATTCCAATGCCGAACTTGGCTTGGCTTTCGATGGCGATGGTGATCGCCTGGGTGTAGTTACCAAGGATGGCCAAATTATTTATCCAGACCGTCAACTGATGTTGTTTGCGGCCGACGTGCTGACGCGCAACCCTGGCCGCGAGATTCTGTATGACGTCAAATGCACTCGCCATCTGGCACCATGGATAACCGCGCATGGTGGCAAGCCGCTGATGTGGAAAACGGGGCATTCGCTGGTCAAAGCCAAGATGCGAGAAACCGGTGCACCGTTGGGTGGTGAAATGAGCGGTCACATCTTCTTTAAGGATCGCTGGTACGGTTTTGATGATGGATTGTATGCAGGTGTACGATTGCTGGAGTTGCTCAGCCGCGCTGATGATCCATCGGCTGTCTTGAATGCACTGCCGCAATCATCCAGCACGCCGGAATTACACATGGAGCTGGAAGAAGGTGAGAATTTTGCCCTAATTGAGAAATTACGATCTGAGGCTCATTTCCCGGATGCCAACGATATTATCAAGATAGATGGGCTGCGTGTTGAGTATTCGGACGGCTTTGGTCTGGCTAGATCGTCGAATACTACCCCTGTTGTGGTGATGCGTTTTGAGGCCGAATCCGAGCAGGCGCTGGCGCGCATTCAGGCAGAATTCAAGCGTGTGATTCTTGCCGCAAAACCGGACGCAGTACTGCCTTTTTAATCTCGACATTGGCGGCCAAGGTTTGAATATCCTGATCGTCCGCGTCTCCTCCTTAGGGGATGTGGTGCATAACATGCCAATGGTGTCGGATATCCGGCGCCATTTCCCCACTGCGAATATCGATTGGGTCGTGGAAGAAGGCTACACCAGGCTGGTGCGGATGAATCCCGATGTTCGTCGGATCATCCCTATTGCCTTGCGGCGCTGGCGTAGGAGCCTGCTGTCTGCGGCGACACGAGCGGAAATTGCAAAATTCAGGAAGCAGCTCAAGCAGGACACCTACGATGTCGTATTCGATACCCAGGGCTTGCTGAAGACCAGCGTCGTCATGCGCATGGCGCGCCTGGCGCCCAACGGCCGGCGCATTGGCCTGGCGAATGCGACCGAGGGTTCGGGCTACGAACCGCTGTCGCGCATATTTCATACCAAGAGTATCAAAGTGGGCTTGCACACGCATGCAGTATTGCGTGCCCGTGAAGTCGCTGCTCAGGCGCTTGGCTACAGCGCCGACGGCACTGCCGATTTCAATCTACGTCCTGTTGCCATGAAGCCTGCGGACCTGCCGGCATGGTTGCCGGCCGTGCCGTATGCTGTTTTCTTCCATGGTACGGCGCGCGCCGCCAAACAGTGGTCCAACGCCAATTGGGTGCGGATTGCCGCCTTGCTTGCGGAGCGCGGCCTACTGGTGCTGCTGCCTTGGGGCAGCGCAGCGGAGAAAAGCAATGCCGAGCAATTGGCCAGCCAAATGAGTAATGCGCGCGTGCTGCCTAAGTTGCCCTTGATGGAAGCCGTGTTGCTGGCACAGCGGGCCGCTTTGGTGGTCGGTGTCGATACCGGTTTGACGCATATTGCGGCTGCCTTCAACCGCCCGACCATCGAACTGTACTGTGATTCGCCGCGCTGGAAAACCGAAGGCAATTGGTCGCCGCAGATCATCAACCTGGGGGAAATCGGCATGCCGCCGACGGTGGAGCAGGTAGCACAGGCAATCGACACGCTGGAGGCATGGGTCGAGTGGCGGAAGGCAGCAGGAGTCGAACCTACCCGGGAGTGACTGGCACCCCCACCGGGTTTGAAGCCCGGCCGCATCACCGGATACGTATGCCTTCCTTGCTGCGCTATCTTATCCTGATTCACAATTTCTACGCTATCAGAACCAGTCCAGGCCGCCGCCGCGCAACACATGCGCATCACGCAAGCGTCGGGTATAACCTATACGATCAAAAAATTCCAGGATCTGAATCGCGCGCTTGCGCCCGAGGCCGGTGGCGTCGCGCCAGCTTGCCGCATTCACGCCGGCCGCCGGAGGTCCGGTTGCCGTCTCTCGCTGCGCTATCAGAGTGGCCATCAGCGCAGCCAGTCCGCGCATGCGCTCATGGTGATAAAACAGATCTCGCTCAACCTGATAAACCAATCCTTGCCGCAGCAATTTTCGCAACAGCTGGCGTACCTGTTCCTCTGGCAGCGCATGGATCCGCGCCAGGTCGCGCACCCAAGGCGGATCGAAGCCCGCTGCCGCCAGTTCGGGCAGCAATTGCTGCGCCAGGAGCTGTTCGCTTTCTGACAGTGCTATCGCATGCTGCGGCAGGTGCAGCCATGCGCCGCTGCGCTGTAGCGTGCCTTCTTCGATGAGAGATGCCAGGACTGTCAGCCACAACGCGTTATCCAGCGTCGGCTGCGCCATGCGCCGCAGGCGTCCGCTGTCGACGCCTTGTTCGTCGGGAAAGCGCACATGAGAATCCGTGACTGCGTTGACTGCGCATGTTTTCAAGGATTGCCATTGAGCGGACAGCATGACAAATTTATCCTGCTCGGATGCGCCGGTGACGATGGTCTGTGCATCCGGCGGCAGCGGTAATGCGTCCGCCGGCAAGCCGGTGAGCTGCATCAGCGCCGACAGGCGCAAGCCGTCGGGCGAAGCTGCTTGCAGCAGGGGACCGAGGCCAGCGCCGTTCAGCATTTGTTCGATCGCATCAAGCCAGGCCCGCCGTTGCGATGCGCGTCGCTTTCTGGCGGGCGCGGCCGGGTCGAGTACGTGGCCGCCGCCGATGGTCATGCTGGCTTGTGCATTGCGGACAATAAAGCGGTCACCCGGCGTCGCGCAGACCGGTGACGCAAACAGTAGCTGCACCCGGCAGCGATCGCCAGCGCTCAGCGCATTCTCTTCCAGCAGCGTGAGGTGAACAAGCTGATGCAGGGTGCCGAGATGTACATGTAGAGGGGAGCGATTGCGCAGCACCAGGCCGGCGCTGGCAGACAGCTGTAATTCCACGTCAATCCGTGTGGATGGCGTGAATGCACGGGCGTCCGCCAGCCAGTCGCCGCGCCGGATGGCGTCCTTGTCGATGCCGCTCAGGTTGAGGGCACAGCGTTGGCCGGCGCTGCCGCTGGCGGCGGGGCGGTTTTGCACGTGCAGGCTGCGTACACGGACAATGTCGCCGGCCGGCATCAGCACCAGCCGATCGCCGCTGTGGACCTGACCGGAGAAAACGGTGCCGGTAACCACCGTGCCGTGCCCGGGCAGGGTGAAGACGCGGTCTATCGCCAGCCGGAACAGTCCGTCGGCGCGGCGTGGCGGCATGCTCTGGGCGACGCCATGTAGATGCTGCTGCAAGGCGGCAGTTCCGTTATCCTTCGGCAGGTTTGCCGCCACGGGAAAAATCGGGATGCCGGCCAGGGTGGCGCCGGCCAGCAGAGCTTGAATCTCGGCTGTGACTCCGGCGACGCGCGCCGAATCGACGCGGTCGATCTTGGTCAAGGCGACGGCGCCAGCCTTAACGCCCAGCCATTGCAGGATTTCCAGGTGTTCGCGGGTCTGCGGCATGACGCCGTCGTCGGCGGCGATCACTAGCAAGGCGAAATCGATGCCGGAGGCGCCCGCCACCATGGTGTGCACCAGGCGCTCGTGCCCGGGAACGTCGATGAAACCCAGCACTTCGCCATTCGACAGCGCGGTGTAGGCATAGCCTAGCTCAATCGAAATGCCGCGTTCCTGTTCTTCCTTGAGGCGGTCGGTGTTGACGCCGGTTAGCGCCTTGATCAACGTGGTCTTGCCATGATCGATATGGCCGGCGGTGCCGACGATCATAGGGAGAAATCCTGCAGTTGCGCGGTGAAGCTCGCCTCATCCTGCTGTTCCAGGCAGCGGCAATCCAGCCACAGGGCGTCGTTGGCGATGCGCCCGATCACCGGTCGTGGCAGTTGCCGCAGCGCCTGCTCCAGCTTGTCCAGCGCGCGGCCGTGGCGTTTGCCGCCGGCGTTGTCAGCGCGCAGCACCAGGCCGTAGCTCGGCAGCTGGTCGACCGGCAAGGCGCCGCTGCCGATCTGGCTGGACATTGCTTCAGATGACACCGTATAGCGGTTTGCCAGCACACTTTGCAAGAGCGGCAGCAAGCGTTCTGCCTGCTCCCTTATCTGCGCTTGTGGTCGTGTCAGCAGGCGCAGGGTGGTCAGCCGTTCGGCCAGGAATTCCGGCGCCAGATACAGCCGCAGCACCGGTTCCAGCGCGGCCAGGGTCAGCTTGCCGACGCGCAGTGCGCGTTTCAGCGGATTTTTCTTGATGCGTGCAATCAGGTCGGCGCGGCCGACGATGATGCCGCATTGCGGTCCGCCCAGCAGCTTGTCGCCGCTGAACGTGACCAGATCGGCGCCTTGACGGATGGTTTCGCGTACGGTGGTTTCGTTGGGTAGACCCCACTGCGCCAGGTCCAGCAGCGTGCCGCTACCGAGATCGACCGTCACGGCGATGCCGTGCGGCCGTGCCAATTCCGCCAGCGTGGCGACGTCGACACTGCTGGTGAAGCCGCTGATGGCGTAATTGCTGCAATGGATTTTCATCAGCATGGCGCTGCGGGCGCTGATGGCGTTGGCGTAATCGGCCGGATGGGTGCGGTTGGTGCTGCCGACTTCG comes from Collimonas pratensis and encodes:
- the rfbA gene encoding glucose-1-phosphate thymidylyltransferase RfbA, whose translation is MKVNATPRQRKGIILAGGSGTRLYPVTMSVSKQLLPVYDKPMIYYPLTTLMLAGMRDILIISTPQDTPRFQGLLGDGSQWGISLSYAVQSSPDGLAQAFIIGREFIGGALSALILGDNIYYGHDFEMQLSFAAARETGATVFAYHVQDPARYGVVSFDSERRAICIEEKPLHPKSNYAVTGLYFYDDHVCDIAASIKPSARGELEISDVNRIYLEQNMLNVELMGRGMAWLDTGTHQSLLDAGQFIATLENRQGLKIACPEEIAYRKNYISADQLEALAQSLKKNSYGQYLLRLLTDRVF
- the rfbC gene encoding dTDP-4-dehydrorhamnose 3,5-epimerase; this translates as MQIRSTEIPDVLIIEPNVFGDDRGFFYESFNSRRFAELTSVHINFVQDNHSKSAKNVLRGLHYQLQQPQGKLVRVISGEVYDVVVDIRRSSLTFGRWIGVKLSAENKRQLWIPEGFAHGFLVTSESAEFLYKTTDYWAPQFERSIRWNDPILGIDWPIVGSPVLSEKDRAGVSLKDAEVFA
- the rfbD gene encoding dTDP-4-dehydrorhamnose reductase codes for the protein MKILLTGKTGQVGYELERSLRGLGEVVALSRAQMDLTSIDQIRDVIRAIKPKLIVNAAAYTAVDRAETESELAMLVNGEAPAVMAHEAKKLGAAMIHFSTDYVFDGEKKSPYTESDPVGPINVYGHTKCAGEQAIQAEGISHLVLRTSWVYGTRGNNFLLTVLRLAQERDELRIVSDQFGAPTWCKTIADATAHIVAQSIAAPSSAEWWREHSGVYHLTAKGQATWYEFARMILEYWSVTKKTKLISITTQEYPVIARRPMYSVMSCKRFGDFMYELPDWDRALQACSENVEL
- a CDS encoding NAD-dependent epimerase/dehydratase family protein; this translates as MNILVTGASGFVGRYLCKHLDQAGHHVIAVARPGSLPIEGAKVEKIASNFDDFNFVEDVLPGCDVVIHLAGRAHILKDTSEDPLNEFRRVNVEITEKLMLKAAKCGVRRFIFISSIGVNGNRNSGHPFTENDVENPHDLYAISKIEAEQAVRKIAEQSGMEYIIIRPVLIYGPNAPGNFGLLLKLAFKRLPLPFLYLSAKRSLLSVWNLVDFLTVCVNCKNVIRETFLIADEQTTDLAEIFRNLGEGMGKKQMIFPFPTKILIAICSLFHKKHLYDKLNSELVVDVNKAKNMLNWNPPYSTPEALIKTGKEYIWTE
- a CDS encoding sugar transferase, whose protein sequence is MKRIFDLLLALIALIILIIPFVFVAIIVKLTSVGPILYWSDRVGRRNKIFKMPKFRTMRIDTPAVATHLLSDPKKFLTPAGSFLRKSSLDELPQLWSILNGDMSFVGPRPALFNQDDLILLRTENGIDQLVPGLTGWAQINGRDELPIPEKVKLDIEYLHQKSLFFDIKIIFLTFLKVVRRDGVTH
- a CDS encoding polysaccharide biosynthesis protein; its protein translation is MGTFTQTVGYSRAVFGIYWVSAILYVTASRFLARGYLLRLSGVGGVVPVAIYGAGQAGTQLASALRAGNEYLPVAFIDDKKELQRATIAGIKVFPADDLPNLIARFGFKEILLAMPSLSKVQQKHILDLLEPLKVKIKVTPPIKSLINGELRVQDIREVEIEDLLGRDPVEPNPELISACIVNKSVLVTGAGGSIGSELCRQIIKQRPSRLILLEMSEFGLYAIEQELSELQRSLGLSIELLPFLGSVLETEKCTRIMRTFSVETVYHAAAYKHVPLVEHNPIEGIRNNVFGTLSVAKAAIAAGVKSFVLISTDKAVRPTNVMGSTKRFAELILQAFSRVQAKGAAKTRFCMVRFGNVLGSSGSVVPLFRKQIMAGGPITLTHPEITRYFMTIPEAAQLVLQAGAMGQGGDVFVLDMGDPVKIIDLAKRMVHLSGLEVLSDLTPEGTIEINHVGLRPGEKLYEELLIGENVEGTEHPLILRAQEVEIPWLVLEGLLIKLEDACGRFAYEEVRALLVQTVAEYTPQCGIEDFIWRAKKQSIDAADGMLH
- a CDS encoding H-NS family nucleoid-associated regulatory protein; this translates as MDLSKFSIVELRALQDQVKQVLTDLEQQEQAKAREQILAIAHSAGISLQDLLAAQGRGKNATSGVKVAVRYRHPSDALLQWTGRGRQPKWVQEWVASGQSLDAIRV
- a CDS encoding phosphomannomutase/phosphoglucomutase, giving the protein MLPLSKSIFKAYDIRGVVGTTLDADIARKIGHAFGIAVRDKGEKVVIIGRDGRVSGPELAAALAAGIQDSGLDVLDLGVVVTPMVYFATHVLDARSGVMLTGSHNPADYNGFKMVLAGEAIYGDTIQQLYQAIARGSVDVATAEPIGSYRQYDIRDTYLQRIVGDTKLARPMKIVVDCGNGVAGAFAGELYRALGCEVEELFCEVDGTFPNHHPDPAHPENLQDVIRALQHSNAELGLAFDGDGDRLGVVTKDGQIIYPDRQLMLFAADVLTRNPGREILYDVKCTRHLAPWITAHGGKPLMWKTGHSLVKAKMRETGAPLGGEMSGHIFFKDRWYGFDDGLYAGVRLLELLSRADDPSAVLNALPQSSSTPELHMELEEGENFALIEKLRSEAHFPDANDIIKIDGLRVEYSDGFGLARSSNTTPVVVMRFEAESEQALARIQAEFKRVILAAKPDAVLPF
- the waaC gene encoding lipopolysaccharide heptosyltransferase I — protein: MNILIVRVSSLGDVVHNMPMVSDIRRHFPTANIDWVVEEGYTRLVRMNPDVRRIIPIALRRWRRSLLSAATRAEIAKFRKQLKQDTYDVVFDTQGLLKTSVVMRMARLAPNGRRIGLANATEGSGYEPLSRIFHTKSIKVGLHTHAVLRAREVAAQALGYSADGTADFNLRPVAMKPADLPAWLPAVPYAVFFHGTARAAKQWSNANWVRIAALLAERGLLVLLPWGSAAEKSNAEQLASQMSNARVLPKLPLMEAVLLAQRAALVVGVDTGLTHIAAAFNRPTIELYCDSPRWKTEGNWSPQIINLGEIGMPPTVEQVAQAIDTLEAWVEWRKAAGVEPTRE
- the selB gene encoding selenocysteine-specific translation elongation factor gives rise to the protein MIVGTAGHIDHGKTTLIKALTGVNTDRLKEEQERGISIELGYAYTALSNGEVLGFIDVPGHERLVHTMVAGASGIDFALLVIAADDGVMPQTREHLEILQWLGVKAGAVALTKIDRVDSARVAGVTAEIQALLAGATLAGIPIFPVAANLPKDNGTAALQQHLHGVAQSMPPRRADGLFRLAIDRVFTLPGHGTVVTGTVFSGQVHSGDRLVLMPAGDIVRVRSLHVQNRPAASGSAGQRCALNLSGIDKDAIRRGDWLADARAFTPSTRIDVELQLSASAGLVLRNRSPLHVHLGTLHQLVHLTLLEENALSAGDRCRVQLLFASPVCATPGDRFIVRNAQASMTIGGGHVLDPAAPARKRRASQRRAWLDAIEQMLNGAGLGPLLQAASPDGLRLSALMQLTGLPADALPLPPDAQTIVTGASEQDKFVMLSAQWQSLKTCAVNAVTDSHVRFPDEQGVDSGRLRRMAQPTLDNALWLTVLASLIEEGTLQRSGAWLHLPQHAIALSESEQLLAQQLLPELAAAGFDPPWVRDLARIHALPEEQVRQLLRKLLRQGLVYQVERDLFYHHERMRGLAALMATLIAQRETATGPPAAGVNAASWRDATGLGRKRAIQILEFFDRIGYTRRLRDAHVLRGGGLDWF